The following are from one region of the Amylibacter sp. IMCC11727 genome:
- a CDS encoding aminotransferase class V-fold PLP-dependent enzyme, with translation MSLKFGREQLSIPGPSVMPERVMAAMHRPSPNIYEGELIDLTHSLFPDLKTVAQTKHNAAIYISNGHGAWEAAIANTCSKGDTILVLVTGRFGEGWGEMANGMGVETQILDFGTTSDADPAAVTKALQEDTNHKIKAVFTVQTDTSTSVQNDIPALRKAIDAADHPALFLVDCIASLGCDRFEMDAWGVDVMVTGCQKGLMTPAGMSFVFFNDKAAAAQAQADLKTPYWDWHPRANPQAYYQHFCGTAPTHHLYGLREALNILVHEEGIEAAWARHLTMSRAVWAAVEAWGCLELNIKDPAKRSQAVTTVLSQNDECGRLREWCEHQAGLTLGIGLGLAEPGQPGWNNAMRIGHMGHLNPVMLMGALGTIDAGLKAMNIQHGSGALDAASAEIARHFL, from the coding sequence ATGTCGCTGAAATTTGGTCGCGAACAGCTCTCCATTCCTGGCCCTTCGGTCATGCCAGAACGGGTGATGGCCGCAATGCACCGCCCATCCCCCAACATTTATGAAGGCGAGTTGATCGACCTGACGCACAGCCTGTTTCCTGATCTGAAAACTGTGGCACAAACCAAACATAACGCTGCAATTTACATTTCAAACGGGCATGGCGCGTGGGAAGCCGCGATTGCCAACACCTGTTCCAAAGGCGATACGATTTTGGTTCTGGTCACAGGCCGCTTTGGCGAAGGCTGGGGAGAAATGGCCAATGGCATGGGTGTTGAAACCCAAATTCTGGATTTTGGCACGACCTCGGATGCGGACCCCGCCGCTGTGACCAAAGCTTTGCAAGAAGATACAAACCACAAGATTAAAGCCGTCTTTACCGTGCAAACAGATACGTCCACGTCGGTGCAGAACGACATTCCCGCATTGCGCAAAGCCATCGATGCGGCGGACCACCCTGCCCTGTTTTTGGTAGATTGCATCGCCTCTTTGGGCTGTGATCGGTTTGAAATGGATGCCTGGGGCGTCGATGTGATGGTGACGGGCTGTCAAAAAGGGCTCATGACCCCTGCGGGCATGTCATTTGTGTTTTTCAACGACAAGGCCGCCGCCGCGCAGGCCCAAGCGGATTTAAAAACGCCCTATTGGGATTGGCATCCCCGCGCCAATCCCCAAGCCTATTACCAGCATTTCTGCGGCACAGCCCCGACCCATCATCTGTATGGACTGCGCGAGGCGCTGAATATCCTTGTGCATGAAGAAGGAATCGAGGCCGCGTGGGCACGCCATTTAACCATGTCCCGTGCGGTTTGGGCCGCAGTTGAGGCATGGGGATGTTTGGAATTGAACATTAAAGACCCTGCTAAACGATCCCAAGCGGTGACAACGGTGTTGTCGCAGAATGACGAATGCGGGCGTTTGCGTGAATGGTGCGAACATCAGGCTGGGCTAACGCTGGGGATCGGGTTGGGTTTGGCAGAACCTGGGCAGCCTGGTTGGAACAATGCCATGCGCATTGGGCATATGGGGCATTTAAACCCTGTGATGCTAATGGGAGCCCTTGGCACAATTGATGCAGGGCTTAAAGCGATGAACATCCAGCATGGGTCTGGTGCGCTTGACGCGGCGAGCGCTGAGATTGCGCGTCATTTTTTGTGA
- a CDS encoding cobyric acid synthase: MAKSIMIQGAGSNVGKSMIVAGLCRAFVRRGLKVLPFKPQNMSNNAAVTADGGEIGRAQALQARACNVQAHTDMNPVLLKPETETGAQVVVQGNRVATVKAREYGKMKSTLMPKVLDSFHRLAAHCDIVLVEGAGSPAEVNLREGDIANMGFARAAEIPVLLTGDIDRGGVLAQLVGTHVLMEPEDDALIKGFLINKFRGDVSLFDEGLQVAVEHTGWHALGVLPWFADAGKLPAEDATDLGGGGNGAFKIAVPRLSRIANFDDLDPLKLEPGVSVVMVQPGERIPADAGLILIPGSKSTIGDLAFLSAQGWDADILSHVERGKPVLGICGGYQMLGSVIKDPEGIEGPAGQVQGLGLLEVETTMTPQKTLTEVDGVELASGAAVEGYEIHIGRTQGPDCLRPWLQIEGVDEGATSKNGLVQGCYVHGVFASDAFRSAYLSRLGVEPSDLVFDDLIDETLDALADHIEEHLDVEMIWALAAEVAPPPAA, translated from the coding sequence ATGGCGAAGTCCATTATGATCCAAGGTGCTGGATCAAACGTTGGGAAATCCATGATTGTTGCTGGGCTGTGCCGCGCTTTTGTGCGCCGCGGCCTTAAGGTGCTGCCATTTAAACCCCAAAACATGAGCAACAATGCCGCTGTGACGGCGGATGGGGGCGAAATTGGCCGCGCACAGGCCTTGCAGGCACGGGCGTGTAACGTGCAGGCCCACACAGATATGAACCCCGTTTTGCTGAAACCTGAAACCGAAACTGGGGCGCAGGTGGTGGTGCAGGGCAATCGCGTCGCCACGGTAAAGGCACGTGAATACGGCAAAATGAAATCCACACTGATGCCCAAGGTGCTGGACAGTTTTCACCGCCTCGCGGCGCATTGCGATATTGTTCTGGTCGAAGGGGCAGGCAGCCCCGCCGAAGTGAACCTGCGTGAAGGGGACATCGCGAATATGGGGTTCGCACGGGCCGCAGAAATTCCTGTTTTGCTCACGGGGGATATTGATCGGGGCGGGGTGCTGGCCCAATTGGTGGGAACGCATGTGCTGATGGAACCCGAAGATGATGCGCTGATCAAAGGGTTTTTGATCAACAAATTTCGCGGCGATGTCAGCCTGTTTGACGAAGGTTTGCAGGTCGCAGTGGAACATACAGGCTGGCATGCGCTCGGCGTTTTGCCGTGGTTCGCGGATGCTGGGAAACTGCCAGCCGAGGATGCGACAGACTTGGGGGGCGGGGGCAATGGTGCGTTTAAAATCGCCGTGCCACGGCTGTCGCGCATTGCAAACTTTGATGATCTTGACCCGTTAAAGCTGGAACCTGGTGTCAGCGTTGTGATGGTGCAACCGGGCGAACGCATTCCTGCGGATGCAGGGTTGATCCTGATCCCAGGCAGCAAATCCACCATTGGCGATCTGGCATTTCTAAGCGCGCAGGGCTGGGATGCGGATATCCTAAGCCATGTGGAGCGGGGCAAACCCGTGTTGGGAATTTGCGGCGGGTATCAAATGCTTGGCTCTGTGATCAAAGACCCTGAAGGCATCGAGGGCCCAGCGGGGCAGGTCCAAGGGCTGGGGCTGTTAGAGGTGGAAACCACCATGACACCGCAAAAGACCCTAACCGAAGTGGACGGTGTGGAATTAGCGTCAGGCGCAGCTGTGGAAGGCTATGAAATCCATATTGGCCGCACACAGGGTCCAGATTGCCTGCGTCCGTGGTTGCAGATCGAAGGCGTGGATGAAGGCGCAACAAGCAAGAACGGCCTTGTGCAAGGCTGTTACGTCCACGGCGTCTTTGCATCAGATGCGTTTCGCAGTGCCTATCTGTCACGGCTGGGGGTAGAGCCGAGCGACTTGGTGTTTGACGATCTGATTGATGAAACGCTCGACGCGTTGGCGGACCACATCGAAGAGCATTTGGATGTGGAAATGATTTGGGCGCTGGCGGCAGAAGTTGCCCCGCCGCCAGCGGCTTAA
- a CDS encoding TolC family outer membrane protein translates to MIRFLKTTGAAIAFAALSLPAAATTLADALVLAYQTNPQILAQQYALRATDESVIAARSALLPTLTQTIQVRRAAQLNRLSAFRDPSGQWTHNTRLTIQLFDGGADRLNIEAARMSVLAARQALLQVEQAVLLSTVQSFLDVRRDQQFVRLAQNNVRVLREQVRAAKDRFEVGEVTRTDVSQAEARLAAALSQLETNRGNLARSENAYTAVVGVPPRNLRNPPAAPKLPNTLEKAEAVAIKKHPRVMQAQFNAKAAELTAKSTFKNRDPQINGQVDYTFGSDFSRNGLTTDDVTASITGTINIYQGGRLDSDRRRDVALYQQALTNVQQSGYITRQGLRDAWVGWKTASASIKSNREQVRAAQVAFEGVTEEAKLGARTTLDALDAEQELLSARSQLVNAIRDQYVAQYQVLSEMGLLTAQHLNLGVPIYNPDVNARAVTNKQLGILGEKRIKLFDKLKKRKGD, encoded by the coding sequence ATGATTAGATTTCTAAAGACCACGGGCGCTGCCATTGCATTTGCTGCCCTGTCCCTGCCCGCAGCTGCCACCACTTTGGCAGACGCGCTGGTGCTCGCCTATCAGACCAACCCGCAGATTTTGGCGCAGCAATATGCCCTGCGTGCCACGGATGAAAGCGTGATTGCAGCGCGATCTGCGCTTTTGCCCACACTGACACAAACGATCCAAGTGAGACGCGCCGCACAGTTAAACAGGCTAAGCGCGTTTCGTGATCCAAGTGGTCAATGGACCCATAACACACGGTTGACCATTCAACTGTTCGATGGCGGCGCAGATCGCCTGAACATCGAAGCCGCCCGCATGAGTGTGCTGGCCGCACGTCAAGCGTTGTTGCAGGTGGAACAGGCCGTTTTGCTGTCGACCGTTCAATCCTTTTTGGATGTTCGCCGGGACCAGCAATTTGTGCGACTGGCCCAAAACAACGTGCGGGTTTTGCGTGAGCAGGTGCGTGCCGCCAAAGACCGTTTCGAAGTGGGCGAAGTGACCCGTACCGATGTGTCTCAGGCCGAAGCAAGGCTGGCTGCCGCCTTGTCACAGTTGGAAACCAATCGTGGCAATTTAGCCCGTTCCGAAAACGCTTACACGGCGGTTGTGGGTGTGCCACCACGCAACCTTCGCAATCCGCCTGCTGCGCCAAAGCTGCCCAATACATTGGAAAAGGCCGAAGCGGTTGCCATCAAAAAACACCCCCGCGTGATGCAAGCGCAGTTTAACGCGAAGGCGGCTGAACTGACTGCTAAATCCACGTTTAAAAACCGCGATCCGCAAATTAACGGTCAGGTGGATTACACATTTGGCAGCGACTTTAGCAGAAACGGTTTGACCACCGATGATGTGACGGCCTCTATCACAGGCACAATCAACATCTATCAAGGCGGGCGTTTGGACAGTGACCGCCGCCGCGATGTGGCGTTGTACCAACAGGCTCTGACGAACGTGCAGCAATCTGGCTATATCACCCGCCAAGGTTTGCGCGATGCTTGGGTGGGTTGGAAAACCGCCAGTGCGTCGATTAAATCCAACCGTGAACAGGTCCGTGCCGCGCAAGTTGCCTTTGAAGGGGTAACGGAAGAGGCCAAGTTGGGCGCACGGACAACGCTTGACGCTTTGGACGCGGAACAAGAACTGCTGTCTGCGCGATCCCAATTGGTGAACGCCATTCGCGATCAATATGTGGCACAGTATCAGGTCCTTTCTGAAATGGGTTTGTTGACCGCGCAGCACCTGAATTTGGGTGTGCCAATCTATAACCCAGACGTTAACGCCCGCGCGGTAACCAATAAGCAATTGGGCATTCTGGGCGAGAAGCGCATAAAACTTTTCGACAAGCTGAAAAAAAGAAAAGGCGACTGA
- a CDS encoding xanthine dehydrogenase family protein molybdopterin-binding subunit: MNIPAAKFGISQPAARVEDVRLVTGHGRYTDDIAPEGALHMYVVRSQVAHADITSIDVDEAKAADGVHAVYTAADFEGVMDNKMSGIPVENRDGTTAPIPHRPVLASNRVRFVGEAVAMVVAETLQQARDAAELIWVDYDDLPTTMDLAFGGEELHPEAPNNLAYDWGFGDETATDAVFESAAHTVSLDIVHNRVICNSMEPRTCYAEAEGDKLHLCFSGQGVWGLKRTIAGAFKVDAENVRVTNPDVGGGFGMKVHAYPEYMMAVFAAKILGQPVRWNPDRSEAMLSDNACRDLTTLAEGAFDADHKLIAIRINSISNLGAYSSGFGQNIQSTLAQKVFPGVYDVQQGFFGVKGVYTNTTPVDAYRGAGRPEAIYVIERLMDHAARQFGMDQSQLRRKNFIRADQMPYTSLAGELYDTGDFDKVLTRAEAEADIAGFDARKAESAKNGKIRGLGLCFYIESILGAPQETTRIEFAGDEVMNLYVGTQSNGQGHETAYTQLVCEKTGWDPAKVNIIQGDSDAIPVGGGTGGSRSVTMQGNSIFKTSDLVIDTLKPLASHALEVSADDMDFANGAFNIVGTDRRITLPQVVEKAREKGMDDLLDHSVEYDLPGRSYPNGAHYCEVEIDEQTGHTQVVKYTVVDDFGLLINPLLAEGQVHGGVVQGIGQAITEHTVYDEMGQLLTGSFMDYGMPRASDVPMMDFHAELIPSTANEIGMKGCGEAGTVGALAAVMNAVQDAVWDKGIHHVDMPVTPLRMWTWLQEAK, translated from the coding sequence ATGAATATCCCCGCTGCAAAATTTGGAATTTCACAACCTGCTGCCCGTGTTGAAGATGTGCGATTGGTGACAGGCCATGGGCGCTATACCGACGATATCGCACCAGAAGGCGCGTTGCATATGTATGTGGTACGTAGCCAAGTAGCCCATGCGGACATCACGAGCATTGATGTGGACGAAGCAAAGGCCGCCGATGGGGTGCATGCGGTTTACACGGCGGCAGATTTTGAAGGGGTCATGGACAACAAAATGTCAGGCATCCCTGTGGAAAATCGCGATGGAACGACAGCGCCCATTCCACATCGCCCAGTTTTGGCCAGCAATCGGGTGCGCTTTGTGGGCGAAGCCGTGGCCATGGTGGTGGCCGAAACCCTGCAACAGGCCCGCGATGCGGCGGAATTGATCTGGGTAGACTACGATGATCTTCCCACAACGATGGACCTGGCGTTTGGCGGCGAAGAATTACACCCTGAAGCGCCCAATAACCTTGCCTATGACTGGGGGTTCGGGGATGAGACGGCCACGGATGCGGTGTTTGAATCAGCGGCGCATACGGTCAGTCTTGATATCGTCCATAACCGCGTGATTTGCAATTCGATGGAACCGCGCACCTGTTATGCAGAGGCCGAGGGCGATAAGCTGCATTTGTGTTTTTCGGGCCAAGGGGTTTGGGGGCTGAAACGCACCATCGCTGGCGCGTTTAAGGTGGATGCAGAGAATGTGCGTGTGACCAACCCTGATGTGGGCGGTGGGTTTGGCATGAAGGTGCATGCCTACCCTGAATATATGATGGCGGTTTTCGCGGCCAAAATACTCGGCCAGCCAGTGCGCTGGAACCCGGACCGATCCGAAGCAATGCTGTCTGACAACGCCTGTCGCGATTTGACCACGCTCGCCGAAGGCGCGTTTGATGCGGATCACAAGCTGATTGCCATTCGGATCAATTCCATTTCAAACCTAGGCGCCTATTCCAGTGGGTTTGGGCAAAACATCCAATCCACCTTGGCCCAAAAGGTGTTTCCAGGGGTTTACGATGTGCAGCAGGGTTTTTTCGGGGTCAAAGGTGTTTATACCAACACGACCCCCGTCGATGCTTATCGCGGTGCGGGGCGGCCCGAAGCGATTTATGTGATTGAACGGCTGATGGATCATGCCGCACGTCAGTTTGGGATGGATCAATCCCAGTTGCGGCGCAAGAATTTCATCCGCGCCGATCAGATGCCCTACACCTCGCTTGCAGGGGAACTGTATGACACGGGAGATTTTGACAAAGTATTGACCCGTGCAGAAGCCGAAGCGGATATCGCTGGGTTTGATGCCCGCAAAGCCGAAAGCGCCAAGAACGGGAAAATCCGTGGATTGGGGCTGTGCTTTTATATCGAATCCATCCTTGGCGCGCCGCAGGAAACCACACGGATTGAATTTGCGGGCGATGAAGTAATGAACCTGTATGTGGGGACACAATCAAACGGCCAAGGGCATGAAACCGCATACACCCAATTGGTGTGCGAAAAGACGGGTTGGGATCCCGCGAAAGTGAACATCATTCAAGGGGACAGCGATGCCATTCCTGTTGGGGGTGGCACGGGGGGATCGCGGTCTGTGACCATGCAGGGCAATTCCATTTTCAAGACCTCTGATTTGGTGATTGATACACTGAAACCGCTGGCCAGTCACGCGTTGGAAGTGAGCGCCGATGACATGGATTTTGCAAATGGCGCGTTTAACATTGTTGGGACGGATCGCAGAATTACCCTGCCTCAAGTGGTTGAAAAGGCGCGTGAAAAGGGCATGGATGATCTGCTCGACCATTCCGTTGAATACGATCTGCCCGGGCGCAGTTACCCCAATGGGGCGCATTACTGCGAGGTGGAAATCGACGAACAGACAGGCCACACGCAGGTGGTGAAATATACTGTGGTCGATGACTTTGGTCTGCTGATTAACCCGTTGCTGGCCGAAGGGCAGGTGCATGGCGGTGTGGTCCAAGGCATTGGCCAAGCCATCACAGAACACACGGTTTACGATGAAATGGGCCAACTGCTGACGGGCAGCTTCATGGATTACGGCATGCCCCGCGCCAGCGATGTTCCGATGATGGATTTTCATGCAGAGCTGATTCCGTCTACGGCCAATGAAATTGGCATGAAAGGCTGTGGCGAGGCAGGAACGGTTGGTGCGCTTGCTGCGGTGATGAACGCCGTGCAGGATGCGGTTTGGGACAAGGGCATTCATCACGTGGACATGCCAGTGACGCCGTTACGGATGTGGACATGGCTGCAAGAGGCTAAATGA
- a CDS encoding peptidase, with product MDHVSFTAMKDGTKEDYEFLTEHETEYTKGTADRLLHALEHLDEGLSGYKITRLGHSVQSATRAWRDGADIDWIVSALLHDIGDIFAPYNHDEYAATILKPFVREQCRWVVETHGDFQMIYYGDKIEGGDQHKRDRHKGHRFFNDCAEFCERWDQSSFDPEYDTLPLDFFRDMVREVFARDPYDPAVMSAAAQPLTDAKRAAERAA from the coding sequence ATGGACCACGTCAGCTTTACCGCCATGAAAGACGGCACCAAGGAAGATTACGAATTCCTGACGGAACATGAAACGGAATACACCAAAGGCACGGCAGATCGGCTGCTGCACGCGCTAGAGCATTTGGACGAAGGCCTCTCTGGGTATAAAATCACCCGTCTTGGCCATTCCGTTCAATCCGCCACCCGCGCGTGGCGCGATGGTGCGGATATCGACTGGATCGTTTCCGCGTTGCTGCACGACATCGGGGATATCTTTGCGCCCTATAACCACGATGAATATGCCGCCACGATCCTTAAACCTTTCGTGCGTGAACAATGCCGCTGGGTGGTGGAAACCCACGGGGATTTCCAGATGATTTATTATGGGGATAAAATCGAAGGCGGCGACCAACACAAACGCGACCGCCACAAAGGCCACCGCTTTTTCAACGATTGCGCCGAATTTTGCGAACGTTGGGATCAATCCAGTTTTGATCCCGAATACGACACACTGCCGCTCGATTTCTTTCGCGATATGGTGCGCGAAGTTTTTGCCCGCGATCCCTATGATCCTGCGGTCATGAGCGCGGCAGCACAGCCGTTAACAGATGCAAAACGCGCGGCAGAGCGCGCGGCCTAG
- a CDS encoding cobalamin biosynthesis protein CobQ, whose amino-acid sequence MNTPTHLILAAALFAKPMQRKVTTAALIGGFIPDFSLYFMFFWHRFVLNTSTNEIFRDLYYSDYWQKVFAIDNSFVVWGVLLGFALWLKNNWMIALTGAAFIHLLCDFPLHVDDARAHFWPFTMWKFESPVSYWDPNHHGDIFSVIEILLVCVLLGVLWRRFPTPFPRAVLMSAALLTIAPFVVFNLIMGFGS is encoded by the coding sequence ATGAACACACCAACTCACCTGATACTGGCCGCCGCGCTCTTTGCCAAGCCGATGCAACGCAAAGTGACAACGGCTGCCCTCATCGGTGGGTTTATACCAGATTTTTCCCTTTATTTTATGTTCTTTTGGCACAGGTTTGTTCTAAATACGTCAACAAATGAGATTTTTCGCGACCTGTATTATTCGGACTATTGGCAGAAGGTTTTTGCCATCGACAATTCCTTTGTTGTTTGGGGTGTTTTGCTCGGTTTTGCGCTTTGGCTGAAAAACAACTGGATGATTGCCCTAACGGGGGCCGCATTTATCCATCTGCTATGTGATTTTCCCCTGCATGTGGATGATGCACGCGCCCATTTCTGGCCCTTTACCATGTGGAAATTCGAAAGCCCTGTGAGCTATTGGGACCCGAACCACCACGGCGATATCTTTTCAGTTATCGAAATATTGCTGGTCTGTGTTTTGCTCGGCGTCTTGTGGCGGCGCTTTCCAACACCGTTCCCCCGCGCCGTTTTGATGAGCGCAGCCTTATTGACCATCGCGCCATTTGTGGTGTTCAACCTGATCATGGGCTTTGGCAGTTAA
- a CDS encoding DUF2235 domain-containing protein, whose amino-acid sequence MSSDRQSLWRRFTARLKSSLSRVDRDRPPPDHSRPPRAHILIIDGTQSRLSENEETNAGILYKLLREVHRPEDGTLWYHPGIQGHGFWNWVTIASGWGINQVIFDGYAQLAENYNPGDKIYLFGFSRGAYAVRSISGMIGTVGLLRCHNATKDKLQFAFQLYESQASPAARSTFRSIHCHDTTTIEMIGVWDTVKALGLPYPILTYLAPMATEFHSTNISEPVKSGYQALALDEDRTAYRPVLWDVDPGWQGHLEQVWFTGAHADIGGHVWKYPASRKLSNIPLIWMGENAEKHGLRLPKGWQSRFPTDASAPMVGSRAGIGKFFLLRTQRKQGEKPFEYMHSSTGSAIPLSAPATETTQSSVSPL is encoded by the coding sequence ATGAGTAGCGACCGCCAATCCCTATGGCGGCGCTTTACCGCGCGGCTAAAATCCTCCCTTTCGCGGGTGGATCGGGATCGCCCGCCCCCGGATCACAGCCGCCCACCGCGGGCCCATATTCTGATCATCGACGGCACACAAAGTCGCCTGAGCGAAAACGAAGAAACCAACGCAGGGATTTTGTACAAACTGCTGCGCGAGGTGCATCGGCCCGAAGACGGCACGCTGTGGTACCATCCTGGCATTCAAGGGCATGGGTTTTGGAACTGGGTCACGATTGCCTCGGGCTGGGGCATCAATCAGGTGATCTTTGACGGTTATGCCCAACTGGCCGAGAATTATAACCCCGGCGACAAGATTTATCTGTTTGGTTTTTCCCGTGGGGCTTATGCGGTGCGCTCCATTTCTGGAATGATTGGCACGGTGGGTCTGTTGCGCTGTCACAATGCCACCAAGGACAAACTGCAATTTGCGTTCCAGCTTTATGAATCGCAGGCCAGTCCTGCGGCGCGAAGTACGTTTCGATCTATCCATTGTCACGACACAACGACCATCGAAATGATTGGGGTGTGGGACACGGTCAAAGCACTTGGCCTGCCCTATCCGATCCTGACCTATCTGGCCCCTATGGCAACAGAGTTTCATTCCACCAATATCTCAGAGCCTGTGAAATCTGGATATCAGGCATTGGCGCTCGACGAAGATCGCACGGCCTATCGCCCTGTGTTGTGGGATGTGGACCCTGGCTGGCAGGGGCATTTGGAACAAGTCTGGTTCACAGGGGCCCATGCCGATATCGGCGGGCATGTCTGGAAATACCCCGCATCGCGCAAATTATCCAACATTCCATTGATTTGGATGGGGGAAAACGCCGAAAAACATGGGCTGCGCCTGCCTAAAGGATGGCAATCGCGGTTCCCAACAGATGCAAGCGCACCGATGGTGGGATCGCGCGCAGGTATTGGAAAATTCTTTTTGCTGCGCACCCAACGCAAGCAGGGCGAAAAACCGTTTGAATACATGCATTCCAGCACAGGCAGTGCGATCCCATTGTCCGCACCCGCGACGGAAACCACACAGTCATCCGTATCACCCCTATAA
- a CDS encoding protein-L-isoaspartate O-methyltransferase encodes MMDFSAARTTMVDCQVRPSDVTKYPIIDALLTVPREEFVPAAKRSVAYMGEHIALDRSRVILDARTFAKMLDAVNIQPDELVLDLGCGYGYSSAVMAKMAEAVVGVEPDEAMANEAAELLAANGADNAMVVHGELAKGAAKHGPYCVIVLQGAAETIPAAILDQLKVGGRIVAIRQTGGMGQCKIGLKRENGMDWRGAFSAAAPTLPGFEKEAEFTFG; translated from the coding sequence ATGATGGATTTTTCCGCAGCACGCACAACAATGGTTGATTGTCAGGTTCGCCCGTCAGACGTGACCAAATACCCAATTATCGATGCGCTTTTGACCGTTCCACGCGAAGAATTTGTGCCAGCGGCCAAACGATCTGTCGCCTACATGGGCGAGCATATCGCGCTGGATCGCTCACGCGTGATTCTGGATGCTCGTACATTTGCCAAAATGCTCGATGCTGTGAACATCCAACCTGATGAACTGGTTCTCGATCTGGGTTGTGGGTACGGATATTCATCCGCGGTGATGGCAAAAATGGCCGAAGCCGTGGTTGGTGTTGAACCTGACGAGGCGATGGCCAACGAAGCCGCTGAATTGTTGGCTGCGAACGGTGCGGACAACGCCATGGTCGTTCATGGTGAACTGGCCAAAGGAGCGGCGAAACACGGCCCTTATTGCGTGATTGTGTTGCAAGGGGCCGCTGAAACGATCCCAGCTGCCATTTTAGACCAGCTTAAGGTTGGCGGGCGTATCGTGGCCATTCGTCAAACAGGCGGTATGGGCCAATGCAAAATCGGCCTGAAACGCGAAAACGGAATGGACTGGCGCGGTGCGTTTTCTGCTGCAGCACCCACACTGCCAGGGTTTGAAAAAGAAGCTGAATTCACATTTGGCTAA